From Haliotis asinina isolate JCU_RB_2024 chromosome 8, JCU_Hal_asi_v2, whole genome shotgun sequence, a single genomic window includes:
- the LOC137295030 gene encoding uncharacterized protein, which translates to MGFSEASMLSKVGLGLAAAALLFDIIGFATDYWMAGSTDTPYGVIDMHLGLFKSCGAGICVSFGSAELDWQTATKALVILGFLLGLGSLALIIVYLFLKTDQMLFKTIAFVLAFAAAGFTIIGIIVFAAKATEVNQILNLSWSFALTIIGGLLYGTTGTVLVIG; encoded by the exons ATGGGTTTTTCGGAGGCATCTATGCTGTCAAAGGTTGGGCTAGGACTGGCAGCAGCCGCTCTGTTATTTGATATCATTGGATTTGCAACTGATTACTGGATGGCAGGAAGTACGGACACACCTTACGGTGTGATTGACATGCATTTGGGGTTATTCAAATCTTGCGGTGCCGGAATCTGTGTTTCATTTGGGTCGGCAG AGTTAGACTGGCAGACTGCTACCAAGGCTCTGGTGATCCTTGGATTCCTGCTTGGCCTGGGCTCTCTGGCACTCATCATTGTCTACCTGTTTCTCAAGACAGACCAAATGTTGTTCAAAACTATAGCGTTTGTGCTGGCCTTTGCTGCGG CTGGATTTACCATTATTGGAATCATCGTCTTTGCTGCCAAGGCAACAGAAGTGAATCAGATACTAAACTTGAGCTGGTCTTTTGCATTGACAATAATTGGTGGATTGCTTTACGGAACTACTGGAACCGTTCTTGTGATTGGTTAA